One Erythrobacter sp. SDW2 genomic region harbors:
- the murJ gene encoding murein biosynthesis integral membrane protein MurJ, whose product MSLLKNVGTIGGLTGVSRVFGFARDMLLARVLGAGGVADAWQLAFQLPNIFRRLFAEGAFASAFVPLFNRRMKTEGDLSEARRFGEDVLAVLIPTLIVFGALALIFMPWIAGLFANEGTAGDAALFDHAVLMARITFPYLLFMSLATLCAAVLNSLSRFAAAAAAPILLNISLLVALTWGALQPDSEATRIATGFWLAVAVSVSGLLQLLWLGFFMHRAGFKLSLRLPRITAGVKELGVLIVPAVFGAGVYQIARFIDLFFLSTLPDGSYTYLAMADRWNQLPLGIIGIALGTAILPSLSRFLAREESDEAARLQSNAIELAMLLTLPAAVALWITGSAFTRVFFVGGAFTLEDALVTGTVVGGLVIGLPAYVLVKVLTPNFFARKDTRTPVFTAAASLVVTVALNFLLVPRLGVMGLAIAGSVGAWCNVALLLMLLGTKGYFRLPGRIAGRILRIALASAIMGGALWLLMPPLDAWFSGSVIERMVAIGAIIMAGLASFGIAAAALGVLDKGTVQRLMRRQA is encoded by the coding sequence ATGAGCCTGCTCAAGAATGTCGGGACCATCGGCGGGCTGACAGGGGTCAGCCGGGTGTTCGGTTTCGCCCGCGATATGCTGCTCGCCCGCGTCCTTGGCGCGGGCGGCGTTGCCGATGCCTGGCAACTGGCGTTCCAGCTGCCCAACATCTTCCGCCGCCTGTTTGCCGAAGGTGCGTTCGCCAGCGCCTTCGTACCGCTGTTCAACCGGCGGATGAAGACCGAGGGCGACCTGTCGGAGGCGCGCCGATTTGGCGAAGACGTGTTGGCGGTGCTGATCCCGACTCTGATCGTGTTCGGCGCGCTGGCGCTGATCTTCATGCCGTGGATCGCGGGGCTGTTCGCCAACGAGGGCACGGCAGGCGATGCGGCGCTGTTCGATCATGCCGTGCTGATGGCGCGGATCACCTTCCCCTACCTGCTGTTCATGAGCCTCGCGACCCTGTGTGCGGCGGTGCTCAATTCCTTGTCCCGCTTTGCCGCGGCAGCGGCGGCGCCGATCCTGCTCAATATCAGCCTGCTGGTCGCGCTGACCTGGGGAGCACTCCAGCCCGATAGCGAAGCGACCCGCATCGCCACCGGCTTCTGGCTGGCGGTGGCGGTATCGGTGTCCGGCCTGTTGCAACTGCTGTGGCTCGGCTTCTTCATGCACCGCGCCGGTTTCAAGCTGTCTCTGCGGCTGCCCAGGATTACCGCAGGGGTGAAGGAACTGGGCGTCCTGATTGTCCCCGCCGTCTTCGGGGCAGGCGTGTACCAGATCGCCCGGTTCATCGACCTCTTCTTCCTCTCTACCCTGCCAGACGGCAGCTACACCTACCTAGCCATGGCCGACCGGTGGAACCAGCTGCCGCTCGGGATCATCGGCATTGCCCTGGGTACTGCGATCCTTCCCTCCCTGTCGCGCTTCCTTGCGCGCGAGGAATCGGACGAGGCCGCACGACTGCAATCCAACGCGATCGAACTGGCGATGCTGCTGACCCTGCCCGCTGCGGTCGCTTTGTGGATCACTGGCAGCGCCTTCACCCGTGTTTTCTTTGTCGGCGGCGCCTTCACACTGGAAGATGCGCTGGTGACAGGGACTGTCGTCGGGGGGCTGGTGATAGGCCTGCCGGCCTATGTGCTGGTCAAGGTGCTGACTCCCAATTTCTTTGCCCGCAAGGACACCCGCACCCCGGTGTTCACTGCTGCTGCCAGCCTGGTGGTGACGGTCGCGCTCAACTTCCTGCTTGTCCCGCGCCTCGGCGTGATGGGACTGGCGATTGCCGGCTCTGTTGGCGCCTGGTGCAACGTCGCCCTTTTGCTGATGCTGCTCGGGACGAAAGGCTACTTCCGCTTGCCGGGAAGGATCGCGGGCCGGATCCTGCGCATAGCGCTTGCCTCTGCCATCATGGGCGGTGCCTTGTGGCTGCTCATGCCGCCGCTCGATGCATGGTTCAGCGGCAGTGTGATCGAACGCATGGTCGCGATTGGCGCCATTATCATGGCCGGACTCGCCAGCTTCGGCATCGCGGCAGCAGCGCTGGGTGTCCTCGACAAGGGCACGGTCCAGCGCCTAATGCGCCGCCAAGCCTGA